The DNA region AGACGAAGATCGTGACCTTCTCCCGGAGCAGTTGATAGAGTATCCGCCAGAAGTCGCGGCGTGAAACGGGATCGACCCCGTTGGTCGGCTCGTCCAGAAAGAGCACCTTGGGGATGTGAATCAGGGCGCAGGCCAAACCGAGTTTTTGTTTCATTCCGCCGGAAAGGTTCCCGGCCAGGCGTCTCTTAAAGGGCGTCAGGTTGCTGAAAGCAAGCAGCCGGTCAACCTTCTCTTCCCTTCCTTTTCGCGACACGCCATAGATGTCGGCGTAAAAATCGATGTTCTCCATCACCGAAAGGTCGGGGTAAAGGCCGAACCGCTGGCTCATGTAGCCGATGTCCTCTTTGATGGCCTCGGCGTCCCTTACAGTGTGGTGGCCGGTCACCCAGGCATCCCCCGCTGTGGGATCCACGATGGCGGTCAACAGGCGCATGGTCGTTGTTTTTCCGGCGCCGTCCGGACCGACGAGGCCGAATATCTCCCCCTCCTGGACGGTAAACGTGAGGTCTTCAACAGCCGTCAAGTCGTTAAAGGATTTCGTCAGGGCCTCCGCCCGGATGACCTCCATCGCCTGCCCCGCTCCTATTTCCCCGTCATGATGACGGCATCGGCCGGCATGCCGGCCTTCAATTCCATCGTGGGATTGGCGAAGTCCACTTTCACCCGGTACACCAGTTTGACCCGCTCCTTTTCCGTCTGTACATTCTTGGGGGTAAATTCAGCCTGGGAAGAGATAAAGGAGATTTGGCCTTCATACGCCTTGCCCGGATAGGTGTCGGTGGTTACACGAACCTTCTGACCGATTTTCACCCGTCCCAGGTCGGTCTCGTTGATATAGGCGCGAAGCCATACGTTTTCCAAATCCCCTACGGTCACAATCGGCGTACCCGGGGCAACATACTCCCCCGCCTCGACGTTTTCCGAAAGGACGACCCCGGCAAGGGGGGAAAGCAGCGTCGCATAGCCCAGCCGTGTCGCGGCCATGGCAACCGCCTCTTGACTCTGCTTCAGGCGTGCCCGTGCCTGATCGATGGCCTCGCGTCGAGGTCCTTTCTTGACTAGGGAGTAGCGTTCCCTGACCTCATTCAGGGACGCCCGCGCCTGGTCGATCGCTTCCCGGCGGGGCCCCTCCCGGACAAGCTTCAGGCGCTCCGCATCCTCCTGCAACTTTCCTGCGGCAACTTCATAGGCGGTCCGGGAGGCCTCAAACTCGCGGGCGGATATCACGTCCTTTTCGTAGAGCTGTTTTTGCCGCTCATAATCCGTTTTCAGGCGGTCGCGATCGGCTTGCGCCTTTTCAGCCGCCGCCGTCGCGACGGCCACTTCCTGAGGTCTAGAACCTGCAAGCAGTTCGTCGAGACGGGCCTGGGCCTTCTGAACACCAGCCTCAGCCTGGGCGATTTCCTCGGTTCGCGATCCAGCCTCGAGCTCGGCAAGGAACGCACGTGCGGCCTGCTCTTCCGCCCTTCGAATGGCCACTTCCCGACTCAGTTCAGCCTGATCCAGTAAGGCGACAACCTGCCCCGCCTTGACCCGCTCACCTTCGGAGACCAGACGCTTTTCTACCCGCCCGGGAATCTTGAAACTCACCTCCGCATCGGTGATTTCGATATTGCCCGAAACACGGATTCCATTCGGATCGGTCTGCGCGCGAATTTGAACGAACTTGTAGATCGCGACGGCCGCGATGATGAGCGCCGCAAGCAGAATGATCCGTTTCTTCTTGCTCATTGATGCACCTCCCTCACGACTGACTTCCCTTCCTTCTTGATATGATCCCGCATGGTCGGTGAATACAATAAACGGGGCCAACGGTCCTTGACTCACGTCAAGAGACAAATCATTCGACGGCACTCAGGCAAGCTGACCAACCAGCTTCCTGCCATACTCGACGCAGGATTCCACACTCTGCTGATTCGGGTTCCACAGGCAGCGCAGGCCCTCGTCCACCACCTGAAAACCAGCCGATTCAAGCTGCCCTTTGATCACCTTGACCGATTCGCCGCTCCAGCCGTAACAGCCGAAGGCCGCCGCCTTCTTGTTCTTGAACTTCAATCCCTTCATCTCTTCCAACAGCCCGGCGATCGATGTCAGGACACCACGGTTGATCGTCGGCGAGCCGACCAGGAGGGCGCGGGATTTGAAGATCTCCGTCATGACGTCGTTTCGGTCCGACTTGGCCAGGTTGAAGAGCTTCACGTTGATCCGGGGATCGGCCTCGTGGAGCCCTGCGGCGATGTTCTCCGCCATGACCCGCGTCCCGTTCCACATCGTGTCATAGACAAGGGTGATTTGGTTCTCCTGGTAGCTGTCCGCCCACTTCAGATATTGTTGGACGATTTGCACCGGGTTATCCCGCCAGATCACGCCATGGCTCGTGCAGATGATGTCCACGGGGAGGTTGAAGGCGAGGACTTCCTGGATCTTCTTCGTCACCTGCTCACTGAAGGGGGTCAGGATGTTGGCGTAGTACTTGATGCACTCCGCCATCAGCTCCGCCTGATCGACGAGATCGTTGAACAGCAACTCCGAGGCATAGTGCTGGCCGAAGGCGTCGTTGCTGAAAAGGACATTGTCCCCCGTCAGATAGCAGAACATGGTATCCGGCCAGTGAAGCATCGGGGCCTCGACGAAGATCAGCTCCTTGACCCCCAGGCTGAGTTTATCCCCGGTCTTGACCGGATGGAAGTTCCAGTCTTTGTGGTAATGGCCCTTGAGAGACTTGACGCCGTTTGCCGTGCAGTAGATCGGCACATCCGGAATGCGGCTCATCAGTTCCGGGAGCGCCCCGCTGTGGTCGCTCTCCGCGTGGTTGGCGATAACGTAGTCGATCTTCTTCAGAGCGATCGTCTTTTCGAGGTTCTCGACGTACTCCCCGGCGTAGGGCGCCCAAACCGTGTCAATCAAGGCGACCTTCTCCTCCTCGACCAGGTAGGAGTTATAGGTGGAACCACGGTGGGTCGAATACTCGTCCCCGTGGAACTTCCGAAGCTCCCAGTCGATCTTCCCGATCCAGGAGACGTTGTTTTTGATAGGTCGTTTCATCCGCTTGTCCTCCTTTTGGCGGCTGCTTATCGCCTCTTGGCTATTTCCGGCGGGTCACCGCCACGTTGTAGAACTGGGGCTCCGGCATCCCGTCGATCAATTTTTCCACCTGACCAAAGAGGGCCTGCCGTTCATCGCTCAGGTGCATGGCCATGAAGGTCTCCTGCGATTCGTGCTCGACGACGGCGGCATAATGGCCTGCCTCATCCGTCGCCTTGAGCAGCGTCCGGGAGATGAACCCCGGATGTTTGGCAAAGACCTCGCTGGAGCGCCGGAACCATGCGATGAGTTCTTCTTCTTTCCCCACCTTCAGGGAGGGAAATTGGATTAGATTCACGAAGCGCCCCTCCATCCCCTTTCCTGCGGTCCCGCCCTCTTTGAGGGCATCCGGATGGGGTGTCTTGATCACCAGAAACACCAGCCGTACCGGGGATTCGTTCCTGATGCTCATGGTGGAATTCAGAGGAATGCGCAGGAGATTCCCCGCCTCCAATTTCATCGTCTCCGCGCCGACGGCGAAGGTCCCCTCTCCGGAAATCACCTGGAGGGTCACGTTGGAATTTGCCCGATGCTCGGGGACATTCTGCCCCGGTTCCAGGCAAACCTGGTTGATCAGCAGGAAGGGTTCGTCGATCAGGTTGGTCATCCCCCGCCCCTCCTTCTTGAACGCCTCTTTCTCCTTCAGATTGATCCTCTCCATGTTGTGTACTCCTTTCGTTATGCCCTGCCGTATGGCTCTTGCCGGCGGCATTCCACCGGTTCATGATTCCAGTGTACGAGCAAAGTTCGTCAGGACCTCGGGACCTTCGGACTTCACGACCACGGTGTCCTCGACGCGTACGCCCCAGGGTCCGGTGTAGAGGCCGCAATTCCCCACGGCGATGACCACGTTGGCTTCCAATGGCGGCGGGGCCTTCTCTCCGTGGAAGAAGGCGTGCCCGGGCGGAAGGGGCGCCTCCTCGAATTCGATGCCGACGCCGTGGATCGTCGGGCCGAAGAGGTGCTCGCCGTGCCCCGCGTCGCGGATGATGCCGTGCAGGGTGTCGTCCAGATCCGTCATGCCGACGCCGGTCTTCACCTGGGCGATGGCTCCCTGCTGCGCTTTCAGAAAGAGATCGTAGGCGGTCTGCTGCTCCGTGGTCGGTTTCCCGGCGCAGACGGTCCGGCATATATCGGCGCTGTAGCCGTTCACGATCGGGTGGATGTCGATCATGACCAGGTCGCCTTCCTGAATCCGGCGCTGCGTAGGCAGACCATGGGCGATGTTCGTCCGGGGACCGGAGGAAACGTACGTCCGCCAGAACTCGTCAGCGCCGGCTTGACGCATGGCATATTCCGCCTCTGCTGCAACCTGGCTTTCGGTCAGTCCCGGCTTGAGACACCGGACGGCGGCGGCCATCCCTGCCACGGCAACGTCTGCAGCGGCCCGGATCCTTTCAATCTCGCCGTCCTCCTTGACGATCCTCAACCCGGACAGGATGGGCGTGCAGTCTTTTGCGACCACCTTCTCTGGTTTCCCGTGAGGATGGGTCAGCATGCCCATCATGGAGTGGGTCAGAAAGGTGTATTCCAACCCTACGCTTCCTTCCTGAATCTCGAAATGTTTGAAATGGTGGGCGATGGAATGGATCATCCCCACCTCATCCTCGAAGCCCGTAATGTGGTCAAAACAGGCAAGCCTTTTAACGTCCGCCACGTCCGTGGAGGGGACCCCCAGGGCGACCTTCCCCTCTTTGGTGATCATGGCATAGGCGCACAGGCGTCCGTCACCCGTCAAATAGGCCATGTTCGCCGGTTTGGCCAGGAGCAGAACGTCGAATCCGGCCGCCTTCATCAGCCCGGCGCAGCGCTGAACGCGCTCGGAATAGGGAGAGCAAGTCATTGGAACCTCCTTTCGTTTCTGCGATAGATAAGGCCTTCCCCCATACCGATTGATCAGTGTCCGCCGTGTTTCCCGCCAATGAGGCCGTGCAAATTTTCTACGTAATGTGTGAAAATGACGTAGTCTTTGACGTATTCACGACCTTCCGCTACGGAGTTTTCAGCATGCTTTTTCCTTTCGCTCGTCTCCTTAAAGCGTTCGCGAATGCCCTTGGCCATGGCTTTCGTCAGGACATCAACCAACTTATCCACCGATCCGCTTTCCAAAGCCTTGTCGGCTAAGGCAACAGCAGGGTCTACAGCGACACCGGGCTTCAAACCGGTATAGGGTGCTCCTTCGCCGGCGCGATGAATACGGACGAGCGTTTCGAAAAAGTACGTATCGGCCAATTCCTTGGCCTCGGCACCCTTGACACGAACGGCAAGCGTCTTCTGAAAAGCAGTCAGGATCTCCTTTTCATCTTTTGGCTGCACCCATTTAAGCAAGGGAGTCACATCGCCTTTTTCAAACGCCATTCTTGCCGTTTGC from Syntrophales bacterium includes:
- a CDS encoding anaerobic nitric oxide reductase flavorubredoxin; protein product: MKRPIKNNVSWIGKIDWELRKFHGDEYSTHRGSTYNSYLVEEEKVALIDTVWAPYAGEYVENLEKTIALKKIDYVIANHAESDHSGALPELMSRIPDVPIYCTANGVKSLKGHYHKDWNFHPVKTGDKLSLGVKELIFVEAPMLHWPDTMFCYLTGDNVLFSNDAFGQHYASELLFNDLVDQAELMAECIKYYANILTPFSEQVTKKIQEVLAFNLPVDIICTSHGVIWRDNPVQIVQQYLKWADSYQENQITLVYDTMWNGTRVMAENIAAGLHEADPRINVKLFNLAKSDRNDVMTEIFKSRALLVGSPTINRGVLTSIAGLLEEMKGLKFKNKKAAAFGCYGWSGESVKVIKGQLESAGFQVVDEGLRCLWNPNQQSVESCVEYGRKLVGQLA
- a CDS encoding Xaa-Pro peptidase family protein, whose protein sequence is MTCSPYSERVQRCAGLMKAAGFDVLLLAKPANMAYLTGDGRLCAYAMITKEGKVALGVPSTDVADVKRLACFDHITGFEDEVGMIHSIAHHFKHFEIQEGSVGLEYTFLTHSMMGMLTHPHGKPEKVVAKDCTPILSGLRIVKEDGEIERIRAAADVAVAGMAAAVRCLKPGLTESQVAAEAEYAMRQAGADEFWRTYVSSGPRTNIAHGLPTQRRIQEGDLVMIDIHPIVNGYSADICRTVCAGKPTTEQQTAYDLFLKAQQGAIAQVKTGVGMTDLDDTLHGIIRDAGHGEHLFGPTIHGVGIEFEEAPLPPGHAFFHGEKAPPPLEANVVIAVGNCGLYTGPWGVRVEDTVVVKSEGPEVLTNFARTLES
- a CDS encoding DUF6448 family protein, with the translated sequence MKGVKMSPCFIVLSALFVSLFFCLPAVTYAHCDTLDGPVVQTARMAFEKGDVTPLLKWVQPKDEKEILTAFQKTLAVRVKGAEAKELADTYFFETLVRIHRAGEGAPYTGLKPGVAVDPAVALADKALESGSVDKLVDVLTKAMAKGIRERFKETSERKKHAENSVAEGREYVKDYVIFTHYVENLHGLIGGKHGGH
- a CDS encoding ABC transporter ATP-binding protein gives rise to the protein MEVIRAEALTKSFNDLTAVEDLTFTVQEGEIFGLVGPDGAGKTTTMRLLTAIVDPTAGDAWVTGHHTVRDAEAIKEDIGYMSQRFGLYPDLSVMENIDFYADIYGVSRKGREEKVDRLLAFSNLTPFKRRLAGNLSGGMKQKLGLACALIHIPKVLFLDEPTNGVDPVSRRDFWRILYQLLREKVTIFVSTAYLDEAERCNRVGLIHKGKLLALGTPGELKTLMQGTIVEIRATEPRRAAALLQDRFPSGSVGLFGSRVHVVTHDPDTIIALSAEILGGSGIKLAGARAVEPSLEDVFISVVGAKEEKGLTHE
- a CDS encoding efflux RND transporter periplasmic adaptor subunit — translated: MSKKKRIILLAALIIAAVAIYKFVQIRAQTDPNGIRVSGNIEITDAEVSFKIPGRVEKRLVSEGERVKAGQVVALLDQAELSREVAIRRAEEQAARAFLAELEAGSRTEEIAQAEAGVQKAQARLDELLAGSRPQEVAVATAAAEKAQADRDRLKTDYERQKQLYEKDVISAREFEASRTAYEVAAGKLQEDAERLKLVREGPRREAIDQARASLNEVRERYSLVKKGPRREAIDQARARLKQSQEAVAMAATRLGYATLLSPLAGVVLSENVEAGEYVAPGTPIVTVGDLENVWLRAYINETDLGRVKIGQKVRVTTDTYPGKAYEGQISFISSQAEFTPKNVQTEKERVKLVYRVKVDFANPTMELKAGMPADAVIMTGK
- a CDS encoding cupin domain-containing protein — translated: MERINLKEKEAFKKEGRGMTNLIDEPFLLINQVCLEPGQNVPEHRANSNVTLQVISGEGTFAVGAETMKLEAGNLLRIPLNSTMSIRNESPVRLVFLVIKTPHPDALKEGGTAGKGMEGRFVNLIQFPSLKVGKEEELIAWFRRSSEVFAKHPGFISRTLLKATDEAGHYAAVVEHESQETFMAMHLSDERQALFGQVEKLIDGMPEPQFYNVAVTRRK